A genomic region of Xanthomonas fragariae contains the following coding sequences:
- the sctR gene encoding type III secretion system export apparatus subunit SctR, with protein sequence MQTPDVGSLLLVVLMLGLLPFAAMVVTSYTKIVVVLGLLRNAIGVQQVPPNMVLNGVALLVSCFVMAPVGMEAFKAAQNYSAGADNSRVVVLLDACREPFRQFLLKHTREREKAFFIRSAQQIWPKDKADTLKPDDLLVLAPAFTLSELTEAFRIGFLLYLVFIVIDLVVANALMAMGLSQVTPTNVAIPFKLLLFVALDGWSMLIHGLVLSYR encoded by the coding sequence ATGCAGACGCCTGATGTCGGCTCGCTGCTGCTGGTGGTCCTCATGCTGGGGTTGCTGCCCTTCGCCGCGATGGTGGTCACCTCTTACACCAAGATCGTGGTCGTGCTCGGCTTGCTGCGCAATGCCATCGGTGTACAGCAAGTGCCGCCGAACATGGTGCTCAACGGCGTCGCGTTGCTGGTGTCGTGCTTTGTGATGGCACCGGTAGGCATGGAGGCGTTCAAGGCTGCACAGAATTACAGCGCCGGTGCCGACAACAGCCGCGTGGTGGTGCTGCTCGACGCTTGCCGCGAGCCGTTTCGGCAGTTCCTGCTAAAGCACACCCGAGAGCGCGAAAAAGCCTTTTTCATCCGCTCTGCGCAGCAGATCTGGCCCAAGGACAAGGCCGACACGCTCAAGCCGGACGATCTTCTCGTACTGGCTCCGGCATTCACGCTCAGCGAGCTGACCGAGGCGTTCCGGATCGGATTTCTGCTGTATCTGGTTTTCATCGTGATCGATCTGGTGGTGGCCAATGCGTTGATGGCGATGGGTCTTTCGCAGGTGACGCCAACCAATGTGGCCATTCCGTTCAAACTGCTGTTGTTCGTGGCGCTGGATGGCTGGTCCATGCTGATCCACGGCCTGGTTTTGAGCTATCGGTGA
- the sctS gene encoding type III secretion system export apparatus subunit SctS — MDHDDLVRFTSEALLLCLKVSLPVVGVAALAGLLIAFIQAVMSLQDASISFALKLVVVVAAIAVTAPWGASAIMQFGQALMQAAFP, encoded by the coding sequence ATGGACCATGACGATTTAGTGCGATTCACCTCCGAAGCCTTGTTGCTGTGCCTCAAGGTGTCGTTGCCGGTGGTCGGCGTCGCCGCGCTGGCCGGGCTGTTGATTGCCTTCATCCAGGCAGTGATGTCGCTGCAGGATGCATCGATTTCGTTCGCGCTTAAGCTGGTGGTGGTGGTGGCTGCCATTGCGGTCACCGCGCCTTGGGGCGCCTCGGCAATCATGCAGTTTGGTCAGGCGCTGATGCAGGCGGCCTTTCCATGA
- the hrpD6 gene encoding HrpD6 family protein, which yields MFESITESIAKDMNVLMNVKSEDASGERLAKIVDALDKTKQQVQGQWMAATDAADRTKLATLHEGFNAAHAIVSHIAAAA from the coding sequence ATGTTTGAATCCATCACTGAAAGTATCGCCAAAGACATGAACGTTTTGATGAACGTCAAATCCGAGGATGCCAGCGGCGAACGCCTGGCAAAGATTGTCGATGCATTGGATAAAACAAAACAGCAGGTGCAAGGGCAGTGGATGGCTGCGACTGATGCCGCAGATCGCACCAAGCTTGCGACACTGCACGAAGGTTTCAATGCCGCCCATGCGATCGTCTCGCACATCGCAGCAGCTGCCTGA
- a CDS encoding CesT family type III secretion system chaperone yields MASVRFEILAAELCDVLGLPDVQELLKRRTIEIDGFEVYLHMPEPQPEDEAQEEALYLRISYGLAPAGRTLTVFRLLLEANLSVYAQDQAQLGLNDAGVIVLIVRVPLDDDVDGAWICDLLSHYAEHGRYWNNNIFIAHDEMFEGIATGNYLWLRA; encoded by the coding sequence ATGGCTTCGGTACGATTTGAAATCCTGGCGGCGGAATTATGCGATGTGCTTGGCCTGCCGGATGTGCAGGAGTTGCTCAAGCGCCGCACGATCGAGATAGACGGATTTGAGGTCTATCTGCATATGCCAGAGCCACAACCCGAAGACGAAGCGCAAGAAGAAGCACTGTACTTACGCATCTCCTACGGTCTGGCACCTGCGGGACGGACCTTGACAGTATTCCGGCTGTTGCTGGAGGCCAATCTTTCGGTATACGCGCAAGATCAGGCGCAGCTCGGATTGAACGATGCAGGCGTGATCGTTTTAATCGTGCGCGTTCCGCTGGACGACGACGTAGATGGGGCTTGGATCTGCGATCTACTCAGCCACTACGCCGAGCATGGCCGTTACTGGAACAACAATATCTTTATTGCACACGACGAAATGTTCGAAGGAATCGCGACAGGAAATTACTTATGGCTACGCGCGTGA
- the hrpD5 gene encoding HrpD5 family protein produces MTMQLRMLTGIHAGARLDLQPGSYALGTDPQADIRIEDWPGCSLIIEVDADGQVRYHSDALPTTPFVALHPVRFGPLVLCLGDSAADWPDDVALLERLLSPAATPATPPPRKSKRKAVRAVVGAMLALSVAALLPSMLPAFLSNAAPARSQDNQVNQVRSVLKQLGLREARVEQVGTRVRVEGLVTSSADAARLRAQLHRYQRGVTVDVAVVDEVLATLRDTLADRDLSVSYDGQGIFSIAGSSDNAERAIRRIADLRSDLGPEIRKLHVDVTQQDPSVKPPANYDAALLVDGLHYVETPDGTKHLTSGTN; encoded by the coding sequence ATGACCATGCAACTTCGCATGCTGACGGGTATACATGCCGGCGCACGATTAGATTTGCAGCCAGGGAGTTACGCGCTGGGCACCGATCCGCAAGCTGATATCCGGATCGAAGACTGGCCTGGTTGCTCGCTCATCATCGAGGTGGATGCAGATGGTCAAGTTCGTTATCACAGCGACGCGTTGCCAACGACACCTTTTGTTGCGCTGCATCCAGTGCGCTTTGGTCCGTTGGTGCTGTGTCTTGGCGACTCCGCGGCCGATTGGCCAGACGATGTGGCGCTGCTTGAGCGGCTGCTGTCCCCAGCTGCGACGCCGGCAACGCCTCCGCCACGCAAGTCCAAGCGCAAAGCAGTGCGTGCAGTGGTGGGCGCCATGCTAGCGCTATCCGTCGCAGCGCTGCTGCCCTCCATGCTACCGGCTTTTCTCTCCAATGCTGCACCCGCTCGAAGCCAGGACAACCAAGTCAATCAGGTCAGATCCGTGCTGAAACAGCTCGGCCTGCGGGAGGCGCGCGTGGAGCAGGTCGGCACGCGTGTGCGGGTTGAGGGCCTGGTAACAAGCAGTGCAGATGCGGCACGCCTGCGTGCGCAGCTGCATCGATATCAGCGGGGCGTCACGGTCGATGTGGCGGTGGTCGATGAGGTTCTGGCAACCCTGCGCGACACCTTGGCAGACCGCGATTTGAGCGTTAGCTACGATGGCCAGGGCATCTTTTCCATCGCCGGCAGCAGCGACAACGCAGAGCGTGCAATTCGACGGATCGCCGATTTACGCAGCGATCTAGGCCCAGAAATCCGTAAGCTGCACGTGGATGTTACCCAGCAAGACCCGTCCGTAAAACCGCCTGCAAATTACGACGCCGCCCTGCTCGTCGACGGACTGCATTACGTGGAGACACCGGACGGTACCAAGCACCTGACGTCAGGCACTAACTGA
- a CDS encoding pectate lyase, which translates to MLTFCIQRMVSDMMQAANQSSNGFQPPNETSLSPSPSTPTSNQPYSTNPGGQYGNGNGNGHNGNGGGGNGSSYSGTGNGSTTTNQTYPTTNSQTSGNHVTPSSTGTQAPLPPGKVVTAPAGIQNKPIVVHKGEVFDGKGQTYIGGPGLGDGSQNEHQQPLFVVEDGGSLCNVQMDGGGDGVHFMGSGRMVNCVNKNVSEDAITVNGAGNNAHDSKIAGCGETINGRPKVEIINCTFNNASDKVVQDNGSADVVMSGVTVNGAGKVFRTNGGHDDIDSTLEIENCQFNQIKESVFRTDAPNSTVKMSNLTTDAPDEVIAPNASQAVGATRIGYKPYTG; encoded by the coding sequence ATGTTGACGTTCTGCATACAACGCATGGTCAGCGACATGATGCAGGCAGCGAATCAATCGTCCAATGGCTTTCAGCCACCCAACGAAACCAGTCTGTCACCGTCGCCGTCGACGCCTACATCGAACCAGCCGTATTCCACCAACCCTGGCGGGCAATATGGCAACGGCAACGGCAACGGCCATAATGGCAATGGTGGTGGTGGCAATGGCAGCAGCTACTCGGGAACCGGCAACGGATCAACGACCACCAACCAGACTTACCCGACGACGAACTCGCAGACCAGCGGTAATCATGTGACGCCAAGCTCAACCGGCACGCAGGCGCCACTTCCTCCCGGCAAGGTCGTCACAGCGCCAGCTGGCATCCAGAACAAGCCCATCGTGGTGCATAAGGGCGAAGTTTTCGATGGTAAGGGTCAGACGTACATTGGCGGCCCCGGCTTGGGCGACGGCTCCCAGAACGAGCACCAGCAGCCGCTGTTCGTCGTCGAGGACGGAGGCAGCCTCTGCAATGTCCAAATGGATGGCGGCGGTGATGGCGTGCATTTCATGGGCAGCGGCAGGATGGTCAACTGTGTGAACAAGAATGTCAGCGAAGATGCCATCACCGTCAACGGGGCAGGCAACAACGCGCACGATTCGAAAATTGCCGGTTGCGGTGAGACTATCAACGGTCGCCCCAAGGTCGAGATTATCAATTGCACGTTCAACAACGCCTCGGACAAGGTGGTGCAGGACAACGGGTCTGCCGACGTGGTGATGTCGGGTGTCACCGTCAACGGCGCCGGCAAGGTTTTCCGTACCAACGGTGGACACGACGATATCGACTCGACCCTTGAGATCGAAAACTGCCAGTTCAATCAAATCAAGGAATCGGTGTTCCGCACCGACGCTCCCAACTCGACGGTGAAGATGTCAAACCTGACGACCGACGCCCCCGACGAGGTGATTGCTCCCAACGCGTCGCAGGCTGTCGGCGCCACACGCATCGGCTATAAGCCCTACAC